The Rhododendron vialii isolate Sample 1 chromosome 5a, ASM3025357v1 genome contains a region encoding:
- the LOC131325535 gene encoding probable receptor-like protein kinase At5g38990 isoform X1, with protein sequence MVPNKQANKTEFNFTWRLPVDLGFRYLLRLHFCELEYEVKESGWREFSIFVNEQVVEAKGDLVKWSGGNGVAVYKDYVVMMEGDRIEGKQDLLIALSPHNHGWTEPIDATLKGIEVFKLSNPDKNLAGVNPVLLARASTSPKPKKLVFATGGNAIATGVVILLTVLNIIVYQLRSLGENSAGRNLSSSTSEGLCRRFTLAELMSATNNFDDELVIGSGGFGKVYKALIDDGATTVALKRCKLKSQGAKEFWTEIEMLSKLRHTHLVSLLGYCDESNEMILVYEFMEHGTLADHLYKTKTSGDGIFDHMSWEQRLNICIGAARGLDYLHTGIRHGIIHRDVKTTNILLDKDWIAKISDFGLCKLGSTSHSHTHVSTDVKGSFGYFDPEYFLTRRLTKKSDVYAFGVVMLEMLCGRPAVDMRVDEEQRSLVLWAKQGIKEDKLDQLIDPSLRDRISAHCLKLFAEVANKCLDSLPKGRPTMADVVVRLEYALASERAMDEQFGENAQRDDSLPRGDAPSSSTSALYSENTQGQNRSKGNVSKVFQRTIKFLAKGDHIKLKKRKGYDSNGEQSLSAVSSTRSILKWKNVTLPFRRFSVGGKIPRNFSSYFTVGSKIPRNFSSSAASGGNEAYPSGQILPTPNLRIFSFSELKTATGNFRIDTVIGEGGFGKVYKGWLEEVVTSKNGNGSVVAVKKLDSESKQGFEEWQSEVHFLGRLSHPNLVKLLGYCLEDNELLLVYEYMKKGSLENHLFGMGSAVQPLLWDIRLKILIEAAQGLAFLHTSEKQVIYRDFKASNILLDGCYNAKISDFGLAKLGPSASKSHITTRVMGTFGYAAPEYVATGQLYLKSDVYGFGVLLIEMLTGLRAVDPNRPHGRLNVVDWIKPHLSDSRKLKQVMDSQLQGIYPSKAALQIA encoded by the exons ATGGTTCCGAACAAGCAAGCGAACAAGACCGAATTCAATTTTACATGGAGATTACCAGTGGATTTGGGATTTCGGTACCTGCTTAGATTGCATTTCTGTGAGCTTGAATATGAGGTAAAAGAGAGTGGCTGGAGGGAGTTTAGTATCTTTGTTAATGAACAGGTTGTTGAGGCTAAAGGTGACCTTGTCAAATGGAGTGGGGGAAATGGGGTTGCGGTGTACAAAGACTATGTGGTGATGATGGAAGGAGATAGGATTGAGGGCAAGCAAGATTTGCTTATAGCACTGAGCCCTCACAACCATGGATGGACGGAACCAATTGATGCAACTCTAAAGGGGATAGAGGTATTCAAGTTGAGCAACCCCGACAAAAATCTTGCTGGGGTGAACCCAGTGCTGCTAGCACGTGCTTCGACATCTCCAAAGCCCAAGAAGTTGGTGTTTGCTACTGGAGGAAATGCCATTGCAACAGGTGTAGTAATTTTACTCACTGTGTTGAATATCATTGTTTACCAATTGCGTAGTTTAGGTGAAAATAGTGCGGGGAGAAATCTCTCTTCGTCAACATCGGAGGGGTTGTGCCGTCGTTTTACACTTGCTGAGCTCATGTCAGCGACCAATAActtcgatgatgaattggtcATTGGAAGTGGTGGATTTGGTAAGGTCTACAAAGCGCTTATTGATGATGGCGCAACAACGGTTGCCTTAAAGCGGTGTAAATTGAAGTCTCAAGGGGCAAAAGAGTTTTGGACAGAAATCGAGATGCTTTCCAAGCTTCGACATACGCATCTCGTAAGTCTTTTAGGCTATTGCGATGAAAGCAATGAGATGATCCTTGTTTATGAGTTTATGGAGCATGGTACACTTGCCGATCATctctacaaaacaaaaaccagcGGTGATGGTATCTTTGACCATATGTCATGGGAGCAAAGGCTCAACATTTGTATAGGTGCTGCTCGTGGATTGGATTATCTCCATACAGGTATTCGTCACGGTATAATACACCGAGATGTGAAGACCACAAACATCCTATTGGACAAGGATTGGATAGCTAAGATTTCAGATTTTGGGTTGTGTAAACTGGGCTCAACAAGCCATTCCCACACGCACGTTAGCACAGATGTTAAAGGCTCATTTGGGTATTTCGATCCCGAGTATTTCTTGACCCGTAGGCTAACTAAGAAGTCAGATGTGTATGCCTTTGGTGTCGTGATGTTGGAAATGCTTTGTGGGAGGCCAGCAGTTGATATGCGGGTTGATGAGGAGCAACGTAGTCTTGTCCTATGGGCTAAACAGGGCATCAAAGAGGACAAACTTGATCAACTTATTGACCCCAGTTTGAGGGACCGAATCTCGGCACATTGTCTGAAATTGTTTGCGGAAGTTGCTAATAAATGCTTAGATAGTCTTCCAAAGGGACGGCCTACAATGGCTGATGTGGTGGTGAGACTCGAGTACGCATTGGCTTCAGAGAGGGCTATGGACGAGCAGTTTGGTGAGAACGCTCAAAGGGATGACTCTCTTCCACGAGGCGATGCTCCTTCCTCCTCCACTTCGGCCTTGTACAGTGAGAACACCCAAGGCCAGAATAGGTCAAAGGGAAACGTTAGCAAGGTGTTTCAGAGGACTATTAAATTTCTAGCTAAAGGTGATCATATcaagttgaaaaaaagaaagggatatGATTCCAATGGTGAACAATCACTTTCAGCTGTTAGTTCCACCCGTTCAATATTGAAGTGGAAAAATGTCACTCTTCCATTCCGTCGTTTCTCAGTTGGAGGCAAAATCCCTAGGAACTTCTCATCCTACTTTACAGTTGGAAGCAAAATCCCTAGGAACTTCTCATCCTCAGCTGCAAGTGGTGGCAATGAGGCATATCCCAGTGGGCAGATCTTACCCACCCCGAATTTAAGGATATTCAGTTTTTCAGAATTGAAGACTGCCACCGGAAATTTCAGGATTGATACGGTAATTGGAGAAGGAGGTTTTGGCAAAGTTTACAAGGGTTGGCTTGAGGAGGTGGTCACATCAAAGAACGGTAATGGTTCAGTTGTTGCTGTCAAGAAGTTGGACTCCGAGAGCAAGCAAGGATTCGAAGAGTGGCAG TCTGAGGTCCATTTCTTAGGAAGGCTTTCTCATCCTAACCTTGTCAAGCTATTGGGATACTGTTTGGAAGACAATGAGCTACTCCTTGTGTATGAATACATGAAAAAGGGCAGCTTGGAAAACCACCTTTTTGGAA TGGGCTCTGCTGTTCAGCCACTTCTATGGGACATAAGGCTTAAGATATTAAtagaagcagctcaaggtctcgCATTTTTGCACACATCAGAGAAACAAGTGATCTATAGAGATTTTAAGGCCTCGAATATATTGCTTGATGGG TGTTACAATGCCAAAATATCGGATTTTGGGCTGGCTAAATTGGGTCCCTCAGCTAGCAAATCACACATTACAACACGGGTTATGGGCACATTTGGCTATGCAGCTCCAGAGTATGTTGCCACAG GGCAGTTGTATTTGAAGAGCGACGTGTAtggttttggtgttttgttgATTGAGATGCTAACAGGACTACGAGCAGTTGATCCAAACCGTCCCCATGGGAGACTAAATGTTGTTGACTGGATCAAACCACATTTATCTGACAGCAGGAAGTTGAAGCAGGTAATGGACTCCCAGTTGCAAGGAATATATCCTTCCAAAGCAGCTCTTCAAATAGCTTAG
- the LOC131325535 gene encoding probable receptor-like protein kinase At5g38990 isoform X2, which yields MVPNKQANKTEFNFTWRLPVDLGFRYLLRLHFCELEYEVKESGWREFSIFVNEQVVEAKGDLVKWSGGNGVAVYKDYVVMMEGDRIEGKQDLLIALSPHNHGWTEPIDATLKGIEVFKLSNPDKNLAGVNPVLLARASTSPKPKKLVFATGGNAIATGVVILLTVLNIIVYQLRSLGENSAGRNLSSSTSEGLCRRFTLAELMSATNNFDDELVIGSGGFGKVYKALIDDGATTVALKRCKLKSQGAKEFWTEIEMLSKLRHTHLVSLLGYCDESNEMILVYEFMEHGTLADHLYKTKTSGDGIFDHMSWEQRLNICIGAARGLDYLHTGIRHGIIHRDVKTTNILLDKDWIAKISDFGLCKLGSTSHSHTHVSTDVKGSFGYFDPEYFLTRRLTKKSDVYAFGVVMLEMLCGRPAVDMRVDEEQRSLVLWAKQGIKEDKLDQLIDPSLRDRISAHCLKLFAEVANKCLDSLPKGRPTMADVVVRLEYALASERAMDEQFGENAQRDDSLPRGDAPSSSTSALYSENTQGQNRSKGNVSKVFQRTIKFLAKGDHIKLKKRKGYDSNGEQSLSAVSSTRSILKWKNVTLPFRRFSVGGKIPRNFSSYFTVGSKIPRNFSSSAASGGNEAYPSGQILPTPNLRIFSFSELKTATGNFRIDTVIGEGGFGKVYKGWLEEVVTSKNGNGSVVAVKKLDSESKQGFEEWQSEVHFLGRLSHPNLVKLLGYCLEDNELLLVYEYMKKGSLENHLFGMGSAVQPLLWDIRLKILIEAAQGLAFLHTSEKQVIYRDFKASNILLDGCYNAKISDFGLAKLGPSASKSHITTRVMGTFGYAAPEYVATGLRAVDPNRPHGRLNVVDWIKPHLSDSRKLKQVMDSQLQGIYPSKAALQIA from the exons ATGGTTCCGAACAAGCAAGCGAACAAGACCGAATTCAATTTTACATGGAGATTACCAGTGGATTTGGGATTTCGGTACCTGCTTAGATTGCATTTCTGTGAGCTTGAATATGAGGTAAAAGAGAGTGGCTGGAGGGAGTTTAGTATCTTTGTTAATGAACAGGTTGTTGAGGCTAAAGGTGACCTTGTCAAATGGAGTGGGGGAAATGGGGTTGCGGTGTACAAAGACTATGTGGTGATGATGGAAGGAGATAGGATTGAGGGCAAGCAAGATTTGCTTATAGCACTGAGCCCTCACAACCATGGATGGACGGAACCAATTGATGCAACTCTAAAGGGGATAGAGGTATTCAAGTTGAGCAACCCCGACAAAAATCTTGCTGGGGTGAACCCAGTGCTGCTAGCACGTGCTTCGACATCTCCAAAGCCCAAGAAGTTGGTGTTTGCTACTGGAGGAAATGCCATTGCAACAGGTGTAGTAATTTTACTCACTGTGTTGAATATCATTGTTTACCAATTGCGTAGTTTAGGTGAAAATAGTGCGGGGAGAAATCTCTCTTCGTCAACATCGGAGGGGTTGTGCCGTCGTTTTACACTTGCTGAGCTCATGTCAGCGACCAATAActtcgatgatgaattggtcATTGGAAGTGGTGGATTTGGTAAGGTCTACAAAGCGCTTATTGATGATGGCGCAACAACGGTTGCCTTAAAGCGGTGTAAATTGAAGTCTCAAGGGGCAAAAGAGTTTTGGACAGAAATCGAGATGCTTTCCAAGCTTCGACATACGCATCTCGTAAGTCTTTTAGGCTATTGCGATGAAAGCAATGAGATGATCCTTGTTTATGAGTTTATGGAGCATGGTACACTTGCCGATCATctctacaaaacaaaaaccagcGGTGATGGTATCTTTGACCATATGTCATGGGAGCAAAGGCTCAACATTTGTATAGGTGCTGCTCGTGGATTGGATTATCTCCATACAGGTATTCGTCACGGTATAATACACCGAGATGTGAAGACCACAAACATCCTATTGGACAAGGATTGGATAGCTAAGATTTCAGATTTTGGGTTGTGTAAACTGGGCTCAACAAGCCATTCCCACACGCACGTTAGCACAGATGTTAAAGGCTCATTTGGGTATTTCGATCCCGAGTATTTCTTGACCCGTAGGCTAACTAAGAAGTCAGATGTGTATGCCTTTGGTGTCGTGATGTTGGAAATGCTTTGTGGGAGGCCAGCAGTTGATATGCGGGTTGATGAGGAGCAACGTAGTCTTGTCCTATGGGCTAAACAGGGCATCAAAGAGGACAAACTTGATCAACTTATTGACCCCAGTTTGAGGGACCGAATCTCGGCACATTGTCTGAAATTGTTTGCGGAAGTTGCTAATAAATGCTTAGATAGTCTTCCAAAGGGACGGCCTACAATGGCTGATGTGGTGGTGAGACTCGAGTACGCATTGGCTTCAGAGAGGGCTATGGACGAGCAGTTTGGTGAGAACGCTCAAAGGGATGACTCTCTTCCACGAGGCGATGCTCCTTCCTCCTCCACTTCGGCCTTGTACAGTGAGAACACCCAAGGCCAGAATAGGTCAAAGGGAAACGTTAGCAAGGTGTTTCAGAGGACTATTAAATTTCTAGCTAAAGGTGATCATATcaagttgaaaaaaagaaagggatatGATTCCAATGGTGAACAATCACTTTCAGCTGTTAGTTCCACCCGTTCAATATTGAAGTGGAAAAATGTCACTCTTCCATTCCGTCGTTTCTCAGTTGGAGGCAAAATCCCTAGGAACTTCTCATCCTACTTTACAGTTGGAAGCAAAATCCCTAGGAACTTCTCATCCTCAGCTGCAAGTGGTGGCAATGAGGCATATCCCAGTGGGCAGATCTTACCCACCCCGAATTTAAGGATATTCAGTTTTTCAGAATTGAAGACTGCCACCGGAAATTTCAGGATTGATACGGTAATTGGAGAAGGAGGTTTTGGCAAAGTTTACAAGGGTTGGCTTGAGGAGGTGGTCACATCAAAGAACGGTAATGGTTCAGTTGTTGCTGTCAAGAAGTTGGACTCCGAGAGCAAGCAAGGATTCGAAGAGTGGCAG TCTGAGGTCCATTTCTTAGGAAGGCTTTCTCATCCTAACCTTGTCAAGCTATTGGGATACTGTTTGGAAGACAATGAGCTACTCCTTGTGTATGAATACATGAAAAAGGGCAGCTTGGAAAACCACCTTTTTGGAA TGGGCTCTGCTGTTCAGCCACTTCTATGGGACATAAGGCTTAAGATATTAAtagaagcagctcaaggtctcgCATTTTTGCACACATCAGAGAAACAAGTGATCTATAGAGATTTTAAGGCCTCGAATATATTGCTTGATGGG TGTTACAATGCCAAAATATCGGATTTTGGGCTGGCTAAATTGGGTCCCTCAGCTAGCAAATCACACATTACAACACGGGTTATGGGCACATTTGGCTATGCAGCTCCAGAGTATGTTGCCACAG GACTACGAGCAGTTGATCCAAACCGTCCCCATGGGAGACTAAATGTTGTTGACTGGATCAAACCACATTTATCTGACAGCAGGAAGTTGAAGCAGGTAATGGACTCCCAGTTGCAAGGAATATATCCTTCCAAAGCAGCTCTTCAAATAGCTTAG